Proteins encoded in a region of the Methanomassiliicoccales archaeon genome:
- a CDS encoding ABC transporter ATP-binding protein, translated as MPIIETRSVNKVYVTGPVRVEALKNVSLSIDQGEMVAVMGPSGCGKTTLLNCLSGIDDVTSGQVFVEGKEITAMNDDAKTIFRAKRMGFVFQFFNLLPVLTAEENVELPLLLTDENSKDARNTALDLLTEVGLKDRAKMRPASLSGGERQRVTIARALVNKPALIWADEPTGNLDKKTADEVVALMRKLNKENGETFVIVTHDPEVGAACDRIVYMRDGLIVNENGSVQQVASEIRRLG; from the coding sequence ATGCCTATCATCGAAACCAGATCCGTCAACAAGGTCTACGTCACCGGCCCGGTCCGAGTGGAGGCGCTCAAGAACGTCTCATTGTCCATCGACCAGGGCGAGATGGTGGCGGTCATGGGGCCATCAGGCTGTGGCAAGACCACGCTCCTGAACTGCCTTTCCGGCATCGACGACGTCACCTCTGGCCAGGTGTTCGTCGAAGGTAAGGAGATCACGGCCATGAATGATGACGCCAAGACCATCTTCCGAGCGAAGCGTATGGGCTTCGTCTTTCAATTCTTCAATCTTCTTCCCGTGCTCACGGCCGAAGAGAACGTGGAGCTGCCGCTGCTCCTCACGGATGAGAATAGCAAAGATGCCAGGAATACCGCCCTGGACCTGCTGACCGAGGTCGGCTTGAAGGATCGCGCCAAGATGCGCCCCGCTTCTCTTTCTGGAGGAGAAAGGCAAAGGGTGACCATCGCCCGGGCATTGGTCAACAAGCCGGCGCTCATTTGGGCCGACGAGCCGACAGGCAACCTGGACAAGAAGACGGCCGACGAGGTCGTCGCCCTGATGCGCAAGCTCAACAAGGAGAACGGGGAGACGTTCGTCATCGTGACCCACGACCCCGAGGTCGGAGCGGCCTGCGACCGCATCGTGTACATGCGCGACGGCCTGATCGTGAATGAGAACGGCAGCGTCCAGCAAGTGGCCAGTGAGATCCGTAGGCTAGGGTGA